A section of the Streptomyces xinghaiensis S187 genome encodes:
- a CDS encoding DinB family protein translates to MIDEFAKNSLHGRLRRDRKALLWKLDGLSEYDARRPLTVTGTNLLGLVKHVAGVEARYFGEVFDRPSPEPLPRWQDHDGSDLWAAEDEARDQIIESYRRTWEHSDATIDELALDAPGHVPWWPEPYANTNLFAILVHVLGETNRHAGHADILREGVDGRTGMRPEHEMQINEDARTAYCAKIEQAARSAASAEA, encoded by the coding sequence ATGATCGATGAATTCGCGAAGAACAGCCTGCACGGGCGACTGCGGCGGGACCGCAAGGCGCTGCTCTGGAAGCTCGACGGCCTGTCCGAGTACGACGCCCGCCGACCTTTGACAGTGACCGGGACCAACCTCCTCGGCCTGGTCAAACACGTGGCCGGCGTCGAGGCCAGGTACTTCGGCGAGGTCTTCGACCGGCCGTCACCAGAACCGCTGCCCCGGTGGCAGGACCACGACGGCAGCGATCTGTGGGCGGCTGAGGACGAGGCGCGCGATCAGATCATCGAGTCCTACCGGCGCACATGGGAACACTCGGACGCGACGATCGACGAGCTTGCCCTCGATGCCCCGGGCCACGTGCCGTGGTGGCCGGAGCCCTATGCCAACACGAACCTGTTCGCCATCCTGGTCCACGTCCTCGGCGAGACCAACCGGCATGCCGGGCACGCCGACATCCTGCGCGAAGGCGTGGACGGCCGAACCGGGATGCGCCCCGAACACGAGATGCAGATCAATGAGGACGCCCGCACCGCCTACTGCGCGAAGATCGAGCAGGCCGCCAGATCGGCCGCATCAGCCGAGGCATAG